The following is a genomic window from Butyricimonas faecihominis.
ACTCGTGTAATCAAGATATCGATCGTTTCGACAATGCGGACAATTATATTTATTTTAATATGCCGTTCGTATTAAATCAATACGGGAAAGAGACATCCGTGAGACAGGATAGTTTATCTTACTCTTTTGCGCTGGATGATATTTCTGTTACCTCGTACGTGTTTAAAATTCCGATCAATACTGTGGGGCTTGCTCATTCGCAAGAAAGGACTTACCGGGTGGAAGTCGTAGCTGACAGTAGTAACGTTACGGATGCGGATTGGGACAAGAGCTGTATTGAGAATTTGACGGTTAAACGTGATAGTTTACGTGACACTTTATATGTGAAAGTGTTTCGTTCCGAGAAGATTCGTTCACAATGGTGTCATATTGTCTTCCGGCTTCTCCCGAACGAGAATTTCCAATTGGGAGACGAAAAGTTATTAACAGCCAAGATATCTTTTTCCGATATTTTGACTCCCCCGGATTGGTGGAATAAATGGCAAGGAGTTTTTGGAGATTTCTGTCGGGAGAAATTTGTAAAATGGCAGGAAATCTATTATCTGGGAGCCGATCCGAACGTGGAGACAATAGGCGGCCCGGGTCTTGGTAAGCCTCTGTACTGGGATAATATGCCTTACTATGCCATGTCTTCCTGGTATCCGTCAACGTTTATGTTTGTTCGGATTATGAAACAATATTTTATTGATAATGAAGTTTATCCGGACGGGGATACTTCTAAACCTAGAGTTTTACTTCCATAAATAAAAGATCGTTATGAAAAGTATATATTTATTATGCATTATGCTAGGGGTTTTATTCTGTCGTTGTGCTGAAGATAAAGGAAATTATGATTATACGCCTGTAGATGAGCTGACAATTACGGGAATCGATGGCACTTATACCAAGATAGTGGGCGATAGTCTGAAAATACCCGTTACATTTGAGCATACCGTTCAGGG
Proteins encoded in this region:
- a CDS encoding DUF4843 domain-containing protein, which produces MNKIMKLCTSIFVIVMFYSCNQDIDRFDNADNYIYFNMPFVLNQYGKETSVRQDSLSYSFALDDISVTSYVFKIPINTVGLAHSQERTYRVEVVADSSNVTDADWDKSCIENLTVKRDSLRDTLYVKVFRSEKIRSQWCHIVFRLLPNENFQLGDEKLLTAKISFSDILTPPDWWNKWQGVFGDFCREKFVKWQEIYYLGADPNVETIGGPGLGKPLYWDNMPYYAMSSWYPSTFMFVRIMKQYFIDNEVYPDGDTSKPRVLLP